A portion of the Gemmatimonadota bacterium genome contains these proteins:
- a CDS encoding ABC transporter permease, whose translation MSVSHLDASVAAQPDRAAGRESLHVEVIRPPRRWMPLDLASLWRYRELLFFFVWRDIKVRYKQTLLGASWAVLQPFFTMVVFSIFFGRLARVPSDGVPYPIFSFVALVPWSFFATGLVQSANSLVSNRDLITKVYFPRLTVPIAAVLAGLVDFAIAFLVLIAMMAYYGIAPTGNVVWIPALLLLATVTALGVGFWLSALNVRYRDIRHALPFAVQAWLFITPIAYPSSLLEEPWRTLYGLNPMAGVVEGFRWTLLGTDSAPPGLVLASALVALLLFVTGAFYFRRVEAGFADVV comes from the coding sequence ATGAGCGTTTCACACCTGGACGCTTCGGTGGCTGCGCAGCCGGATCGGGCGGCAGGTCGCGAGTCGCTCCACGTGGAGGTGATCCGTCCGCCGCGGAGGTGGATGCCGCTGGACCTCGCCTCGCTGTGGCGCTACCGGGAATTGCTGTTTTTCTTCGTCTGGCGCGACATAAAGGTCCGCTACAAGCAGACCCTTCTCGGGGCGTCTTGGGCTGTGCTGCAGCCTTTTTTCACGATGGTCGTGTTCAGCATCTTCTTCGGCCGTCTCGCACGAGTGCCCTCCGACGGAGTGCCATATCCCATCTTCAGCTTCGTTGCGCTGGTTCCCTGGAGCTTCTTCGCTACGGGCCTTGTCCAGTCGGCCAACAGTCTGGTGTCCAACCGAGACTTGATCACGAAGGTCTATTTTCCGCGGCTGACCGTGCCGATAGCGGCCGTGCTGGCGGGCCTGGTGGACTTCGCGATCGCCTTCCTCGTGCTGATCGCGATGATGGCCTACTACGGGATAGCCCCGACTGGGAACGTGGTCTGGATACCCGCGCTTCTTCTCCTCGCGACGGTCACCGCTTTGGGAGTGGGCTTCTGGCTGTCCGCCCTGAACGTGCGCTACCGAGATATCCGGCACGCGCTGCCGTTCGCCGTTCAGGCATGGCTCTTCATCACTCCGATCGCATATCCAAGCAGCCTGCTCGAAGAGCCCTGGCGCACCCTGTATGGCCTCAACCCCATGGCGGGCGTGGTCGAGGGCTTTCGCTGGACGCTTCTGGGGACGGACTCGGCTCCCCCCGGTCTGGTCCTGGCCTCGGCGTTGGTAGCGCTGCTGCTGTTCGTGACCGGGGCCTTCTACTTCAGGCGTGTGGAAGCGGGGTTCGCCGATGTCGTCTGA